In Vicia villosa cultivar HV-30 ecotype Madison, WI linkage group LG7, Vvil1.0, whole genome shotgun sequence, the DNA window ATACAAAGACGGGGAAATTGATGCTCGTTAGCTGGACTCCGACACAGGAAGGAAATGTTACCCTTAATGTAGATGGAGAGGCAAAATCTAATGGTAAAGCAGGGTGCGGGGGATCAATCAGAGATTGTCACGGCATGTGGCTTGGAAGTTTGTCAAAAAACATTGGTGTGTGTAGCACGTTTACTGCAGAATTGTGGGGGATCTTATAGGGTATCAAGTTTGCTCGTATGAAGGGCTACACAAATATAGGAAACCAGACAGACAATAAGTGCATTGCCAATGCCATTTAGAAGAAATATGTTAAGgtaaaggaagggaatgccatcTACAATCAAATTCGGCATTGCTTATCGGAGATGAGGGATGTCACCATTTCGCATGTGTTCCGTGAAGTCAATTAGAGCGTTGATGCTATGGCTAACAAAAGTTTGTCTCATGATATAGGAAACCAAGTTTATACGTTTTGTCCAGTTGAATTGTTAGAAGTGATCGCGAAAGATTTTGCTGGGTCTCTAATCCCCGAATTGTTATAGCTTAGTTTTCCTTTTCTTTTGGGCCTTTGGCCCTCCTTTCTCTAAAAAAAAATGTTCTAAACATTTTATAATTGATCacaagaaaataaatttattagaGGATATCAACTTGATCTTCTAATCGAGAGTAGAAAAAAAAATCTTCCAGACATGCACCTAGATGATATTTTAATAGATCCTTTTTCAATAGGTTTAATGCTAAGGTGGCTGATGATATCTTTTAGATTCTTCTCAAGATGTTTTAATAGATCCTTTCTCAATATGCTTAATAGATCATTTGTCATGAGTAGGCAAACACACTCTATTCAAAATggttttttcttcacccacctcctaaccttcttgcccacccctggtgaatttaccacaataccccttgtttcggaagttcatttccgaaactgtactttttttcttaaaaaaggtgttttcggaaatgtatctccgaaaacgtgttttttttaatataaaatattgatttcggagatgcatctccgaaataaagttacttttcagaaaatgtggtgtttcggaagttcgtctccgaacgcaccccccttggagaattcggaaatgaacttccgaaaatatgtctggacagaataaaatgaaaaacaacaacaattcgctttatttaatcgggtgaagattacaacgataatattacataaaattaaagttacatattgttgaacacgggtaggtggggatgagagagtggtggggagaaaaaaaggcttccaaatttcaaaagttttttttattcttttaataaaaacatgtactactgtaagtaacaaatgacggaggaggtgtaaccggggccgaaacatatgacggaggaggtggatgtccggaggaagaagaaccggaggtacgtccaccgcgagacaaaggagccaatcaatgtaagctatagtttatcattatcatcaggggacgtcattacaaaaaattgggaaaaaaatattattatttttaatcttgattttttagaaatgacgtccccagatgataatgataaactatagcttacattgattggctcctttgtctcgcggtggacgtacctccggttcttcttcctccgaacatccacctcctccgtcatatgttccgaccccggttaccacttccaaaaactaacatgataaatccaatacaaaaacactgtgcgatacaatccgaaatcagaacaaaacaaaacaaaacacgtcaaacaaaacaaaaacatgttattctgcccgacgagcgttacagaatacacatcaaacaaaataaaaacacgttattcttcccgacgagcgaactcctccgaatgaagataattataccaatcctcatcccactcagtatcagaaccatcagcgttgatcacgcctgaaggctgagcctgcacgtccgagccatggacccccaggggacgagaagcagaaccagtcaaaagcttcttcttctccttcacctccttcacctccttcacctctttcacctccttctttgaagaaccctttcttcccttagcgccctctttagaagacgcagtcctgcgtgctggttggttgcctgacatgttcctgtaaacaattgaaaacgattaatatgcatagacaaaataaaaaacaaaaaaatttgaacttctgatacatttcggaagttcatttccgaaaactaggatggaggtgtttttggaaatgaacttccgaaacacccctgcgatggagttttctgcaacttccatgacagacccctaaaccaaacttcaaaccaaatcaaaatgcttctaaacaacataaatactactaacaacctaaccatatatcatttatgcaattaaaaccctaaataacatgcatttgaataatagatctaaaaatttcaaaacttacaaagtgttaggattgagggcttttgaatgttgtttagcagtgtgattggagccttgatgcagctttggaattctgtttgcacaaattttcgcctttgccactttttgttttgatttagggtaaatgattgggggagggggagtgttttgataaatctgcagaaatcgcagtatttcggaaatgaacttccgaaataagtcaattttttaaaaaaaagacgcttttggaaatgaacttccgaagcaggggtattttggaattttcgctgggggtgacccccatagggaggtggccaaagaaattttctttcaaaatattgattacattaatatcaaaaaaaaatatatatatagattacatagaatcattaataaattttttaaacatataacacacattaaataataaattattttcttatattttgttagcataaaaactaaaattgaaaATCATTGTTATTCAATTCAACACTAATTCATTTTCCCTATGCGCAATCTATGAAAATAATAACTAATTAGTTGACTTTACTGACCATATATATTAGTTCACTAGCTAAACTGTTCAAATATAAGGAATAAAgaagcagaaacataaatatataAAGAACCATATTTAATTTATACATATAAAAAAGATATAAAGAAACATGAATATAATTACTTTCTCAATATCAAACATTGAAAACTCAAGATCTTTAATTCCTAGTATTACTATATCAACTAAAATCATAGATTAgttgattaaattaaatcaaagataGTTCATTTGGAAAGAGAATGAGAAGATGGAGCAGATCCATATCTATGCAAAAGCTCTCTTGCCAATACTTGAAGATCACCACCATTATTGCTACTTGTTGATGTGCCACTGCCCAAATATTGACGAGGCTCATTAGGCCTTTGCTGCATGGCCCATGAAGAAGTCTGTGCCATAGGATCAAAGAGTGAAGATAAGTCATATGTAGGTGGGAGGGATGAAGGAGAGACCATTGGAAGTGCTTGTGGTGGCTGAGGGACTCCATATGTGGCTAGGTGGGCTTGTAAGTAGGAGAGTTCTGCTTGTAAACTCATCACCTGTGGGACAAACAAGCAAGATTATAAGTCATTTGTATAAACATGAAAATTGAAAAGTATGAACTATTTTATGAACTAGtatattcataattaaaaatgatataaaaaggaaaaagaaactcCACAATTTAAGGAAGATGGGTGGAATTACTATAGTGATTAAACTAAGGTTGTTCTATATAGGGACAGAAAAAACTAACCGACCATTTCCCCTAAAACCAGCAAAAAACTAAGACCAAAGATGTTACTCCTAAACCGCTTCATGGAATTCAGTAAAAAAACATAGAAACTGTCCCCTTTGTTCCATGGCTCTTCACATGACCTATACTACCTTGTTTTCCTCTTTCCCCATAAGACTCAACCCCaacttttgttcctcttttttaaGACATAAACAACACTATTATTTTTTCTGACGCAACTACAGAGACTAATATCCCGAGTAACACTCcatctctaaatttttttaacaCTGATGGGTGCGCAGGACTGAATTCGAACCCAAAATTTGTGGTAAAGCTGAGAGCATATTACTTTCATGCATTTTCATCTTTATCTAGAATAGATTATAGCATGATCAAATAGACcaataattaagtaattaaatatttgtAATCAATTGTTTCTAATTACCTGTTGCTGAAGAGAAAAGATATGAGCAACACAACCATAAACAGGATCTCTCAACCTTGCTTGAGCTTCATAACAAATAGTAATAACAGCATCAAGACGCTTGTGCACCGGAACACTTTGCAACAGCTTCGAAACATTACTAGCCCCAAAAACCTTATGAACCGCCGCAAAATGTGAAGCGCC includes these proteins:
- the LOC131618416 gene encoding LOB domain-containing protein 18-like — its product is MSMNSSCSGSGGGGGGGGGGGGCSGGGSGGACGPCGACKFLRRKCISGCIFAPYFDSEQGASHFAAVHKVFGASNVSKLLQSVPVHKRLDAVITICYEAQARLRDPVYGCVAHIFSLQQQVMSLQAELSYLQAHLATYGVPQPPQALPMVSPSSLPPTYDLSSLFDPMAQTSSWAMQQRPNEPRQYLGSGTSTSSNNGGDLQVLARELLHRYGSAPSSHSLSK